From a region of the Prevotella melaninogenica genome:
- a CDS encoding choice-of-anchor J domain-containing protein, whose product MKNFYLSAKLFVSLCLAGFTDTAYAQNGTPRVIKPTGEVATEQTTVELLDDPFFYSFDNGKPTHWVTAGTVTQLKAGDRYSSDTGFGVGIETAANVEGYLKQVIDLKRTGKEVVQGDELECLVHYSTIESKRTEGPFRLALRWLDAAGNELVSTEKDFINNPDIYFGRMKAYGDLKFRTVCPAGAVKLEFALLVAPGSQVRMDDFSVLRLSEKDKTPLVAILPQYRTMVGEVGQPTSFPIALQGMHLSADQTPNFGGTKSSSVMKLDVEKLPKNSTIKANLTITPQVAGVYVGSNTYKLRFSGADAENSGSLNLTAYFKKAGTTPTIKLKSGQVCEMSAAPNKTDEQLLDFDIKDVITNVNLALKHDANSPFRIDVGQYYYATSSGKLYQRPVKVTFAPRKAGVYEAELRVSSVLADTLVIKLKGVSEAATSADLVENFTDNRAMDSRFTGDAWKGYHKFDLGYWKLNGKWNSKSNVTLAAKDTLYYDELVANGVNTLQLSLVSSAAKCIAEYSIDGGGHWKSLTVGDADGKYVVGTHRPTLVRFVSSESVEVQRVTISPNTVDERETFDKIEEAMLKDADSKPLAVLNETFSDLRHTRILGLKGWQNLTIRGERPFYAWQQKNADQSVVENEVAQISFLKYGVEDRREHESWLISPTLSYKNAQSKDLTFSLMYRNQTTNGEEQFGFYIITEKDGKATPYFLDISQYVPAGVKLEPDMWFDYRIDLSKVEGLAIDDKFHVAFSYYSPVGGNATSLNFMIDDVTFGRTDLPELSVDNDFIQFVFRPGQEMTPQPLNIYSDRTTAPVTITLAPSAQKKYFKLSHEKLPLEGGSIAVGFKSNDSKTHAAALLVQTRGAEPIIVKLLAQPITAGISNVAGGDEDALLPVVSGSELTINGRYQTYQLFSTDGSLLQQGGYQQRIDLSGVQPKVFVLKLNTDKGVKSFTLKR is encoded by the coding sequence ATGAAGAATTTTTACTTATCTGCAAAGCTGTTTGTAAGCCTTTGTTTAGCTGGTTTTACAGATACGGCATATGCGCAAAATGGAACACCTCGGGTGATTAAACCTACGGGAGAAGTTGCTACTGAGCAGACGACGGTAGAGTTGTTAGATGATCCTTTTTTCTATTCATTTGATAATGGTAAGCCTACGCATTGGGTTACTGCAGGTACTGTTACGCAGTTGAAGGCTGGTGATCGATACAGTAGTGATACTGGTTTCGGTGTTGGTATTGAGACAGCTGCTAATGTGGAGGGATATCTTAAGCAGGTGATTGACCTTAAGCGTACTGGAAAGGAGGTAGTGCAAGGCGATGAGTTAGAATGTCTTGTACATTATAGTACGATAGAGAGCAAGCGCACAGAAGGTCCGTTCCGTCTTGCTTTGCGTTGGTTGGATGCTGCTGGTAACGAACTTGTTTCTACAGAAAAAGACTTCATCAATAATCCTGATATCTACTTTGGACGTATGAAAGCGTATGGCGATTTGAAGTTCCGTACGGTTTGTCCAGCAGGAGCAGTGAAGTTAGAGTTTGCTCTTTTGGTAGCTCCAGGAAGTCAGGTACGTATGGACGACTTCAGTGTGTTACGTTTATCAGAGAAGGATAAGACTCCACTTGTAGCTATTCTTCCACAGTATCGTACGATGGTGGGTGAGGTCGGACAACCTACAAGTTTCCCAATCGCATTACAGGGCATGCACCTTAGTGCTGATCAGACACCAAACTTCGGGGGTACTAAGTCTTCTTCTGTAATGAAGTTAGATGTTGAGAAATTACCAAAGAATAGTACTATTAAAGCTAATCTGACAATTACCCCACAGGTCGCAGGTGTTTATGTGGGTAGTAATACCTATAAACTCCGCTTCTCTGGTGCTGATGCTGAAAACAGTGGTTCACTCAATTTGACTGCATATTTTAAGAAAGCAGGTACCACTCCAACGATAAAACTTAAGTCGGGACAGGTTTGTGAGATGAGTGCTGCACCTAACAAGACTGACGAACAGTTACTTGATTTTGATATAAAAGATGTTATTACGAATGTTAACCTTGCGCTGAAGCATGATGCAAATTCTCCTTTCCGCATTGATGTGGGACAGTATTACTATGCCACAAGTTCTGGTAAGCTCTATCAACGTCCTGTAAAGGTGACCTTCGCACCACGTAAAGCAGGAGTCTATGAGGCTGAGTTGAGGGTTTCAAGTGTCTTAGCAGATACGTTGGTTATCAAACTTAAGGGTGTTTCTGAGGCTGCTACTTCAGCTGATTTAGTTGAGAATTTCACGGATAATCGTGCGATGGACAGTCGCTTTACTGGTGATGCGTGGAAGGGTTATCATAAGTTTGACTTAGGTTATTGGAAACTTAATGGTAAGTGGAATAGTAAAAGTAATGTTACGTTGGCAGCAAAGGATACACTCTATTATGATGAATTGGTTGCCAATGGAGTTAATACACTTCAGTTATCTCTTGTAAGTAGTGCTGCAAAGTGTATTGCTGAATATTCTATTGATGGTGGTGGTCACTGGAAATCACTTACAGTAGGCGATGCAGATGGTAAATATGTTGTGGGTACGCATCGTCCTACCCTCGTACGCTTTGTATCTTCAGAGAGTGTAGAAGTTCAGCGTGTTACGATCAGTCCAAATACAGTAGATGAACGAGAGACATTCGATAAGATTGAAGAAGCAATGCTGAAGGATGCAGATAGCAAACCTTTAGCAGTCCTTAACGAAACTTTCTCAGACTTACGCCATACACGTATTCTTGGCTTGAAGGGTTGGCAGAACCTCACTATACGTGGTGAACGTCCATTCTATGCATGGCAACAGAAGAATGCTGATCAGTCGGTTGTAGAGAACGAAGTAGCACAGATTTCTTTCTTGAAATATGGTGTTGAGGATAGACGTGAGCATGAAAGTTGGCTTATTTCTCCAACTCTATCTTATAAGAATGCACAAAGTAAGGATTTGACTTTCAGTTTGATGTATCGTAATCAGACGACCAATGGTGAGGAACAATTCGGTTTCTATATCATCACAGAGAAAGACGGTAAGGCTACGCCTTACTTCTTAGATATATCTCAATATGTCCCAGCAGGGGTTAAATTGGAGCCTGATATGTGGTTTGATTATCGTATAGACCTTTCTAAGGTAGAAGGACTTGCAATCGATGATAAGTTCCATGTGGCTTTTTCTTACTATAGTCCTGTAGGTGGTAATGCTACTTCCCTGAACTTTATGATTGATGATGTAACCTTCGGACGTACTGACCTTCCTGAACTAAGTGTTGACAATGACTTCATTCAGTTTGTATTCCGTCCAGGACAAGAGATGACACCTCAGCCACTTAATATATATAGTGATCGTACAACGGCACCTGTAACAATTACCTTGGCACCTTCTGCTCAGAAGAAGTATTTTAAACTTTCACATGAGAAGTTGCCACTTGAAGGTGGTTCGATTGCCGTTGGCTTCAAAAGTAATGACTCAAAGACGCACGCTGCTGCACTGCTTGTCCAGACACGTGGGGCAGAACCTATCATCGTGAAGTTGCTTGCGCAACCTATCACAGCAGGTATCAGCAATGTTGCTGGTGGTGATGAAGATGCACTGTTACCAGTTGTTAGCGGTTCAGAACTGACCATTAATGGTAGGTATCAGACGTATCAGCTTTTCTCAACAGACGGTAGTCTCTTGCAGCAAGGCGGTTATCAGCAACGTATTGACTTATCTGGTGTTCAGCCAAAGGTGTTCGTCTTGAAGCTTAACACTGATAAAGGCGTAAAGTCTTTCACCTTAAAGCGTTAA
- a CDS encoding DUF488 domain-containing protein, with protein sequence MKIKRAYAPVEETDGYRILVDRLWPRGISKEKAQIDLWLKSVAPSNELRKWFGHDPERFAEFSERYRAELTASGALDELRAVLKEHPTATLLFAAHDEEHNNAVVLQHLLETE encoded by the coding sequence ATGAAAATCAAACGTGCTTACGCGCCGGTTGAAGAAACCGACGGTTATCGAATCCTCGTTGACCGATTATGGCCGCGAGGCATCAGTAAAGAAAAGGCACAAATCGACCTTTGGTTGAAATCTGTTGCGCCAAGTAATGAACTGCGTAAGTGGTTCGGTCATGACCCCGAACGGTTTGCAGAGTTCTCTGAACGATATCGTGCAGAGTTAACTGCAAGTGGAGCCTTAGACGAACTGCGTGCTGTCCTCAAGGAACATCCTACCGCTACCCTGCTCTTTGCGGCACATGATGAGGAACATAACAATGCGGTTGTATTACAACATCTGCTTGAAACGGAATAA
- a CDS encoding hemerythrin domain-containing protein, with the protein MTQTFSQSTIPFKAWDLDLLVDYVLKFHHRYIRKQGEELVIRLNSLAANHPELDRVVDHFRNSVADLDLHCQKEENILFPYIIDIFNAAEYGQEHAPFHCGTIQHPINAMMADHNDEIERHERIAELTNDYTAPEGAEPEYVKVLADLRQFRDNLLEHIFVENEIMFPRALMME; encoded by the coding sequence ATGACACAAACATTTTCTCAAAGCACTATCCCTTTTAAAGCATGGGACCTCGACCTACTTGTAGACTATGTACTGAAGTTTCATCATCGTTACATTCGCAAGCAGGGTGAGGAACTTGTTATTAGATTGAACTCACTTGCAGCTAATCATCCTGAACTCGACCGTGTAGTAGATCATTTCCGCAATAGTGTTGCCGACCTCGACCTCCACTGTCAGAAGGAAGAGAATATTCTCTTTCCATACATTATCGACATCTTCAACGCAGCTGAGTATGGTCAAGAGCATGCGCCCTTCCATTGTGGTACAATCCAACATCCTATCAATGCAATGATGGCTGACCATAACGACGAGATAGAACGTCATGAGCGTATTGCAGAACTAACAAATGATTACACAGCCCCTGAGGGTGCTGAACCAGAATATGTGAAGGTACTTGCAGACCTTCGTCAGTTCCGTGACAACCTTCTCGAACATATCTTCGTAGAAAACGAGATAATGTTCCCACGGGCATTAATGATGGAATAA
- a CDS encoding Crp/Fnr family transcriptional regulator, with product MEDNVMKALRSCPLFAGMSEIEIDLTLGNISYQLVSLPAHEVYALAGMPCKYVDIVVSGKLICRMAALSGKQVEVSRLHSGNMVAPAFIFSKDKSLPVSVETDGKVQLFRMRPEELKRLIDLDEAIRMNYIRILSNIDVFLTQKMKVLSLFTVREKVAYLLMERAGEQGSNEVHLERSRQEIADSFGIQKFSLLRVLSDFEKEGAIEIHGRTIKILDRRKMLK from the coding sequence ATGGAAGATAATGTGATGAAAGCACTCCGTTCCTGCCCACTTTTTGCAGGAATGAGTGAGATTGAAATAGACCTAACATTAGGAAATATTAGTTATCAGCTTGTATCTCTGCCTGCACACGAGGTATATGCCTTAGCGGGTATGCCTTGCAAGTATGTTGATATTGTTGTAAGTGGTAAACTTATCTGTCGTATGGCAGCTTTATCGGGCAAACAGGTAGAGGTGAGCCGATTGCATAGTGGCAATATGGTAGCTCCTGCTTTTATCTTTTCTAAGGATAAGAGTCTGCCTGTGAGTGTTGAAACGGATGGTAAAGTACAGCTGTTTCGCATGCGTCCAGAGGAGTTGAAGCGTCTAATAGATTTGGATGAGGCGATTCGTATGAACTATATTCGCATTCTCTCAAATATTGATGTGTTCTTGACGCAGAAGATGAAGGTGCTTAGTCTGTTTACTGTACGTGAGAAGGTAGCTTATCTTCTGATGGAACGTGCAGGAGAGCAGGGCAGCAATGAGGTGCATTTGGAGCGTTCACGTCAGGAGATAGCAGACTCGTTTGGCATCCAAAAGTTCTCTTTGCTTCGTGTTCTTTCTGACTTTGAGAAAGAGGGGGCGATAGAGATTCATGGACGAACAATCAAGATTCTGGATCGTAGGAAGATGTTGAAGTAA
- a CDS encoding calcium/sodium antiporter: MLLNILFIVVGIALVLWGADRLTDGAVAVAEKMKMPQIVIGLTIVAMGTSMPEFCVSFISALKGTSDLAVGNIVGSNIFNALLIVGVSALVAPMTIMETTVRKDIPFALVASALLLVMCLDGNISRIDAGILFAMFLIFMYMTLKGAKKQGADAEEAIEGEGKKPMATWLSVVWILVGLLCLIGGSNLFVEGATAVATNLGVSEAVIGLTIVAGGTSLPELATSVVSARKGNSGIAIGNVLGSNVFNILAILGITGMITPMTLKGITYIDLSMLVISIMIVWLFSFTKYKIERWEGAVLTAVFVGYIYSLL; encoded by the coding sequence ATGTTACTGAACATTTTATTTATTGTCGTGGGTATAGCCCTCGTTCTATGGGGTGCTGACCGCTTGACAGATGGTGCTGTGGCTGTTGCAGAGAAGATGAAGATGCCACAGATTGTGATAGGATTGACAATTGTCGCAATGGGTACAAGTATGCCTGAGTTCTGTGTAAGTTTTATTTCTGCATTGAAAGGAACGTCAGACTTGGCAGTAGGTAATATCGTAGGCTCCAACATCTTTAATGCTTTACTTATTGTTGGTGTGTCGGCATTGGTGGCACCGATGACGATTATGGAGACAACAGTAAGAAAGGATATTCCTTTTGCGCTTGTTGCATCAGCTTTGTTACTGGTAATGTGCCTTGACGGGAATATTAGTAGGATTGATGCAGGTATTCTCTTTGCAATGTTCCTCATCTTTATGTATATGACACTTAAAGGTGCTAAGAAGCAAGGAGCAGATGCTGAAGAAGCTATTGAGGGTGAAGGAAAGAAGCCGATGGCAACTTGGCTGTCTGTTGTATGGATTCTCGTCGGATTGCTTTGTTTGATAGGTGGTAGTAACTTGTTTGTAGAGGGTGCTACAGCTGTAGCAACAAATCTCGGTGTCTCAGAAGCAGTTATTGGTTTGACCATCGTGGCAGGAGGAACTTCTCTTCCTGAATTGGCAACAAGTGTTGTTTCAGCTCGTAAAGGAAATAGTGGTATTGCCATAGGGAATGTACTCGGTTCTAATGTGTTTAACATTCTTGCCATCCTTGGTATTACGGGTATGATAACCCCAATGACATTAAAAGGTATTACTTATATAGACCTTTCTATGCTGGTTATCTCAATCATGATTGTATGGCTCTTTTCGTTTACGAAGTATAAGATTGAACGCTGGGAGGGAGCTGTGCTTACGGCTGTGTTTGTAGGTTATATCTATTCCTTACTATAA